One region of Macadamia integrifolia cultivar HAES 741 chromosome 11, SCU_Mint_v3, whole genome shotgun sequence genomic DNA includes:
- the LOC122093976 gene encoding protein SRC2-like, with the protein MAYDYHPLRTPMELKVTISSSKDIKNVNWRHGPLKPYAVVWVDPKTKLSTPVDHYGDTCPNWDKTLVIPLTVPIDEATLYIDIVQADAAEDTKPLIGSARVPLREIVDEVGVGESACRSLQLRRPSGRPHGKLEAKFVVVDTRYRAPDPYYTPSYGVPPPPASASSRDYSAPYGYPYATPSPYAAAPPPQGEYAPAYGQQSAYGQQPEYGYGGGAVEEKKKSKFGGMGMGLAVGAVGGLLGGLALAEGAEYLEDKIADNVAEKVEDDLGYNNDFRGGDDDGDGGFGGDDF; encoded by the coding sequence ATGGCGTACGACTACCACCCATTAAGAACTCCCATGGAACTCAAAGTGACCATCTCCTCTTCCAAAGACATCAAAAACGTCAACTGGCGTCACGGCCCTCTCAAGCCTTACGCCGTCGTCTGGGTCGACCCCAAAACCAAGCTCTCTACCCCAGTTGACCACTATGGTGATACCTGTCCCAATTGGGACAAAACACTTGTCATCCCTCTCACCGTCCCGATCGACGAAGCTACCCTCTACATCGACATCGTCCAAGCCGACGCCGCCGAAGACACCAAACCCCTGATCGGTTCCGCGCGGGTCCCACTCAGGGAAATCGTAGATGAGGTCGGCGTTGGCGAATCTGCTTGTCGTTCTCTCCAGCTCCGGCGACCCTCTGGACGCCCCCACGGCAAGTTAGAGGCTAAGTTCGTGGTCGTCGATACTCGCTATCGTGCACCGGATCCATACTACACACCCTCTTATGGCGTTCCGCCTCCACCCGCTTCCGCTTCTTCTCGGGACTACTCCGCACCTTACGGTTATCCTTATGCCACTCCATCGCCTTATGCGGCGGCGCCACCACCACAGGGAGAATATGCTCCGGCGTACGGTCAGCAGTCGGCCTACGGTCAGCAACCGGAGTATGGATATGGCGGCGGCGCtgtggaggagaagaagaagagtaagtTTGGTGGGATGGGAATGGGATTGGCTGTGGGTGCGGTTGGAGGATTGTTGGGTGGGTTAGCATTGGCAGAGGGAGCAGAGTATTTGGAGGATAAGATCGCTGATAACGTGGCTGAGAAGGTGGAGGATGATTTAGGCTATAATAATGATTTTCGTGGCGGGGacgatgatggtgatggtgggtTTGGTGGTGATGACTTCTAA